A genome region from Geodermatophilus bullaregiensis includes the following:
- a CDS encoding DUF5999 family protein, translating into MCVHTAPCPDAASDARDLAAVVSSHPEQGWSLLCNGVVLFDDDGELLPDGQAVDSHHQWRTAGLVTA; encoded by the coding sequence ATGTGCGTACACACCGCCCCCTGTCCCGACGCCGCCAGCGACGCGCGTGACCTCGCCGCCGTCGTGAGCAGCCACCCCGAGCAGGGCTGGAGCCTGCTCTGCAACGGCGTCGTCCTGTTCGACGACGACGGCGAGCTGCTCCCCGACGGCCAGGCCGTCGACTCCCACCACCAGTGGCGGACCGCCGGGCTCGTCACCGCCTGA